A window of Penaeus monodon isolate SGIC_2016 chromosome 40, NSTDA_Pmon_1, whole genome shotgun sequence contains these coding sequences:
- the LOC119597838 gene encoding serine/arginine repetitive matrix protein 1-like gives MAVLYWWYRRRPQREASLRSRFVAATIDGGDELRLSAILADLRASTSQAFRCPERPPPPWPDPLLEYFRQRPIARPTRAPPSPPQETRPRRRAKRRRRHKAHRRSAHPVTRRKSLVGACAEAPLESGSGEATAAKKENRADASVRRTKSAENDYAHGRGLRRSETRVFRKGSGRRRSLRRGRLVPLEARPAAAGRTPKHSRQKHSAEGLHRPEDYEDVLPGPLGSPTPSFASQREILTPPPSPPLRPPGGPSASAPPPTPAISPREMVGLLEQQAAASFPVPWVVVSAVAPSERGVWPSLASRPRHRGRLHPGLCLPRGSDPLTADGAGKALATSPVIRRRSRSKGKEGQGRPFTPPTPDLNSRGFNV, from the coding sequence ATGGCCGTTCTCTACTGGTGGTATCGTCGGCGCCCCCAGCGTGAGGCTTCGCTGAGGTCGCGCTTCGTGGCTGCGACGATCGACGGCGGTGACGAGCTGAGGCTGAGCGCCATCCTGGCTGACCTGAGGGCGAGCACCAGCCAGGCCTTCCGTTGCCCCGagcgccctccgccgccctgGCCGGATCCCCTGCTCGAATACTTCCGGCAGCGCCCGATCGCCCGCCCGACCCGCGccccgccgtcgccgccgcaAGAAACTCGCCCGCGCAGGAGAGCGAAGAGGCGCCGCCGCCACAAGGCACACCGTAGGAGCGCCCATCCCGTCACCAGGAGGAAGTCGCTGGTGGGCGCGTGCGCAGAGGCGCCCCTCGAAAGCGGCAGCGGCGAAGCCACCGCAGCCAAAAAGGAAAATCGGGCCGACGCCAGCGTTAGGCGCACCAAAAGCGCGGAGAACGACTACGCCCACGGACGGGGGTTGCGACGCTCCGAGACCAGAGTGTTTCGGAAGGGAAGTGGCCGACGGAGGTCCCTAAGGAGAGGCAGATTGGTCCCTCTGGAGGCTCGCCCTGCGGCCGCGGGAAGGACTCCTAAGCACTCGAGGCAAAAGCATTCCGCAGAAGGACTCCATCGCCCCGAGGACTACGAGGATGTGCTGCCAGGCCCTCTCGGCTCGCCGACCCCCTCCTTCGCCAGTCAGCGGGAGATCctgacccctcccccttcgcctccgcTCAGGCCGCCTGGCGGTCCTTCAGCCTCCGCGCCGCCTCCGACCCCCGCCATCAGCCCGAGGGAGATGGTCGGCCTCCTGGAGCAGCAGGCGGCTGCGTCCTTCCCCGTGCCGTGGGTCGTGGTCAGCGCCGTGGCCCCGAGCGAGCGCGGCGTCTGGCCGTCCCTGGCGTCCCGCCCGCGCCACAGGGGGAGGCTGCACCCGGGATTGTGCCTCCCTCGGGGGTCAGACCCGCTCACGGCGGACGGCGCGGGAAAGGCCCTCGCGACTTCGCCCGTCATCCGTCGCAGGTCAAGGAGCAAGGGCAAGGAAGGTCAAGGCAGGCCGTTCACCCCGCCCACGCCTGATCTCAACAGCCGTGGCTTCAATGTGTGA